A region of the Columba livia isolate bColLiv1 breed racing homer unplaced genomic scaffold, bColLiv1.pat.W.v2 Scaffold_166, whole genome shotgun sequence genome:
AATGTAGAACCTCCAATTCgagaagcttttcagaaaagctcagaCAAACCTTTGTCTGCGGTTGTTTTCCTGTGCGGGATTCTGCTTGGCCAAGGTGGAGCGGGTGAGTTCCCAAGTTTGCCActagctctgttttccagaacttTGTGACTCGTGTCGAGCTCTTGCAGATCTGCAGACTTTCTGCACTGGGGTAAGGCCGAGGACACCTTGGCATAGGGAACAGCACCTGGAAAGCATTCTGGGTTTAAACATTTCCTTTCGTACGACAGCAGATCAAGAGTCCTACAGGGCAGCTGTGATGGAAACAGAACTGATAGCCTAACGGGCTTCATGGAACCCTGAACTCAGAGCAGTGCCTGAGAATATCCAAGGAGAGAGATCTGATGTacagcacaggcagagacaTTCCAGGCAGGCAAAGTCTGGGTTTTGACGCTGTTGCTCTGTctcattttggggtgttttgcagGCGTTACgtgagaaaacaaatgatccCAGACAACACATTGTTCAAATGCGTGTGTTACCATCGCGGAGAGTACCAGATCATCACCAGTGGAACAGACAGAAAGGTGAGCAAAGCTGCAGGAACTCTGCAGTGCACAACACACGGTCTGGCGCTGGTTCTGGGGTgaaactcctgtccctgcacagcaggtTGTGTCCCAGGGCGGTGCTGAAACCCGTGTGCTGCTCATGGCCAGCTGAGcgccccgctctgctctgctctctagaTTGTGTACTGGGAAGTGCTCGATGGCTCCGCAATCAGAGCAGTGCAAGGCTCTCTGTCGAGCTCCATCAACGGGATGGACATCACATCGGACGGGGCGTCCTTTGTCACAGGCGAGTGCGTGgttggagctggagaaaggaggtCGTATTAAgaccaggaaaagcaaggcagtgaaCCAAGGATCTCAGTACAGTGCgaaacagctgaaaaaaggGGTCACC
Encoded here:
- the LOC135577896 gene encoding cilia- and flagella-associated protein 52-like; this translates as MYSTGRDIPGRQSLGFDAVALSHFGVFCRRYVRKQMIPDNTLFKCVCYHRGEYQIITSGTDRKIVYWEVLDGSAIRAVQGSLSSSINGMDITSDGASFVTGGDDHLVKLWDYKEGTVTHVGVGHSGNITRLKICPANKYMVSVSADGAVLIWK